From the Brassica napus cultivar Da-Ae chromosome A8, Da-Ae, whole genome shotgun sequence genome, one window contains:
- the LOC106361023 gene encoding SH3 domain-containing protein 2: MDAIRKQASRIREQVARQAVFKQFGGGGGGGHGSGLSDDAELHHHQKLEKLYISTRAAKHYQRDIVRGVEGYIVTGSKQVEIGTKLSEDSRKYGSENTCTNGNVLTRAALNYGRARAQMEKERGNMLKALGTQVAEPLRAMVLGAPLEDARHLAQRYDRMRQEAEAQATEVARRQAKARESQGNPDIFMKLESAEAKLQDLKSNMSILGNEAASALSSVEDQQQKLTLERLISMVESERGYHQRVLQILDQLEGEMVSERQRIEAPTTPSSTDNMPPPPSYEEANGVFASSHMHDTPTDSMRYFLGEVLFPYHGVTNVELSLSTGEYVVVRKVTGSGWAEGECKGKAGWFPYEYIERRERVLASKVSEVF; encoded by the exons ATGGATGCAATAAGAAAACAAGCCAGCAGGATCAGGGAACAAGTCGCAAGACAG GCTGTCTTCAAGCAatttggaggaggaggaggaggaggacatGGCTCTGGTTTATCGGATGATGCCGAACTCCATCACCATCAGAAACTAGAAAAGCTTTACATTTCCACCCGTGCTGCCAAG CATTACCAAAGAGATATTGTTCGTGGCGTGGAAGGTTATATAGTCACCGGGTCAAAACAAGTTGAAATTG GGACGAAACTGTCTGAGGATAGCAGGAAGTATGGTTCAGAGAACACATGTACGAATGGTAACGTATTAACAAGGGCTGCACTGAACTACGGACGTGCTCGGGCGCAAATGGAGAAGGAGCGTGGAAATATGTTGAAGGCTCTTGGTACACAG gttgctgagCCATTACGGGCAATGGTCTTGGGAGCTCCACTGGAAGATGCTAGACATCTTGCTCAACGTTATGACAGAATGCGCCAAGAAGCTGAAGCTCAG GCTACAGAAGTTGCCAGACGCCAAGCAAAGGCGAGAGAGTCTCAAGGCAATCCTGACATATTCATGAAACTTGAATCTGCTGAAGCAAAACTTCAAGACCTGAAGTCAAATATGAGTATATTGGGGAACGAAGCCGCCTCTGCTTTATCTTCCGTTGAAGATCAACAACAAAAACTGACTCTTGAACGACTTATTTCAATG GTTGAATCCGAACGTGGCTACCATCAAAGAGTCCTCCAAATACTTGATCAGCTTGAAGGAGAG ATGGTATCTGAGAGGCAACGTATTGAAGCCCCCACTACTCCCTCAAGTACAGACAATATGCCGCCGCCTCCATCATATGAGGAAGCGAATGGAGTGTTTGCATCGTCTCACATGCATGACACGCCAACAGATAGCATGAGGTACTTCTTAGGAGAG GTCTTGTTCCCATATCACGGTGTGACAAATGTCGAGCTAAGCTTATCAACTGGTGAATACGTTGTTGTTAGAAAG GTAACAGGCAGCGGATGGGCAGAAGGTGAATGCAAAGGCAAAGCGGGCTGGTTCCCTTATGAGTACATTGAAAGACGGGAACGAGTTCTTGCTAGCAAAGTCTCTGAAGTCTTTtga
- the LOC106361022 gene encoding squalene synthase 1 isoform X2 yields MDQFHHVAAAFLELEKGYQEAIEEITKRMGAGMAKFICQEVETVDDYDEYCHYVAGLVGLGLSKLFLASGSEVLLPDWEHISNSMGLFLQKTNIIRDYLEDINEIPKSRMFWPRKIWGKYADKLEDLKYEENSTKAVHCLNEMVTNALTHIEDCLNYMAALRDPSIFRFCAIPQIMAIGTLALCYNNVQVFRGVVKLRRGLTAKVIDRTKTMADVYGAFYDFSCMLKTKVDKNDPNASMTLNRLEAVQKVCRDTGVLQKRKSYINDKGQSYNVYIVMLVILLAIVFAYLRAN; encoded by the exons ATGGACCAATTTCACCATGTTGCTGCAGCTTTTCTGGAACTTGAAAAAGG GTATCAAGAGGCTATCGAGGAAATTACTAAAAGAATGGGTGCAGGGATGGCCAAGTTTATCTGCCAAGAG GTAGAAACTGTTGATGACTACGATGAGTACTGCCACTATGTTGCTGGACTTGTGGGTTTAGGTCTCTCTAAACTCTTCCTCGCTTCCGGATCAGAAGTTTTGTTGCCAGATTGGGAGCATATTTCCAATTCAATGGGCTTATTTCTTCAG AAAACAAACATAATCAGAGATTATCTTGAGGACATTAATGAAATACCAAAGTCCCGCATGTTTTGGCCTCGCAAGATTTGGGGCAAATATGCTGACAAGCTAGAG GACTTAAAATACGAGGAGAATTCAACAAAAGCAGTGCATTGCTTGAATGAAATGGTCACCAATGCATTGACGCATATTGAAGATTGCCTGAACTACATGGCTGCCTTGCGTGATCCTTCTATATTTCGGTTCTGTGCTATCCCTCAG ATCATGGCGATTGGAACACTTGCATTGTGCTATAACAATGTACAAGTATTTAGAGGCGTGGTGAAACTGAGGCGAG GTCTAACTGCCAAAGTCATTGACCGCACAAAGACAATGGCTGATGTGTATGGTGCTTTCTATGATTTTTCTTGCATGCTAAAAACAAAG GTTGACAAGAACGATCCGAATGCCAGTATGACGCTAAACCGGCTTGAAGCAGTTCAGAAAGTCTGCAGAGACACTGGAGTCCTTCAGAAGAG AAAATCTTATATTAATGACAAAGGACAATCATACAATGTCTAT ATTGTAATGCTTGTGATTCTACTTGCCATAGTCTTTGCATATCTCAGAGCAAACTGA
- the LOC106361022 gene encoding squalene synthase 1 isoform X1, producing MGSLGTFLRYPDDVYPLLKMKRAIEKAEKQIPPEPHWGFCYSMLHKVSRSFSLVIQQLGTDLRNAVCVFYLVLRALDTVEDDTSIPTDEKLPILIAFHRHIYDTDWHYSCGTKEYKVLMDQFHHVAAAFLELEKGYQEAIEEITKRMGAGMAKFICQEVETVDDYDEYCHYVAGLVGLGLSKLFLASGSEVLLPDWEHISNSMGLFLQKTNIIRDYLEDINEIPKSRMFWPRKIWGKYADKLEDLKYEENSTKAVHCLNEMVTNALTHIEDCLNYMAALRDPSIFRFCAIPQIMAIGTLALCYNNVQVFRGVVKLRRGLTAKVIDRTKTMADVYGAFYDFSCMLKTKVDKNDPNASMTLNRLEAVQKVCRDTGVLQKRKSYINDKGQSYNVYIVMLVILLAIVFAYLRAN from the exons ATGGGGAGCTTGGGGACGTTTCTGAGATATCCTGATGACGTATATCCTCTCTTGAAGATGAAGCGAGCGATCGAGAAAGCGGAGAAGCAGATCCCTCCCGAGCCACACTGGGGTTTCTGCTATTCAATGCTCCACAAGGTTTCTCGAAGCTTCTCTCTCGTTATTCAGCAGCTAGGTACCGACCTCCGTAACGCT gtgTGTGTGTTCTACTTGGTTCTCCGAGCTCTGGATACTGTCG AGGATGACACAAGCATACCAACTGATGAGAAGCTGCCCATCTTGATTGCCTTCCACCGTCACATCTACGATACTGACTGGCACTATTCAT GTGGCACGAAGGAGTACAAGGTTCTGATGGACCAATTTCACCATGTTGCTGCAGCTTTTCTGGAACTTGAAAAAGG GTATCAAGAGGCTATCGAGGAAATTACTAAAAGAATGGGTGCAGGGATGGCCAAGTTTATCTGCCAAGAG GTAGAAACTGTTGATGACTACGATGAGTACTGCCACTATGTTGCTGGACTTGTGGGTTTAGGTCTCTCTAAACTCTTCCTCGCTTCCGGATCAGAAGTTTTGTTGCCAGATTGGGAGCATATTTCCAATTCAATGGGCTTATTTCTTCAG AAAACAAACATAATCAGAGATTATCTTGAGGACATTAATGAAATACCAAAGTCCCGCATGTTTTGGCCTCGCAAGATTTGGGGCAAATATGCTGACAAGCTAGAG GACTTAAAATACGAGGAGAATTCAACAAAAGCAGTGCATTGCTTGAATGAAATGGTCACCAATGCATTGACGCATATTGAAGATTGCCTGAACTACATGGCTGCCTTGCGTGATCCTTCTATATTTCGGTTCTGTGCTATCCCTCAG ATCATGGCGATTGGAACACTTGCATTGTGCTATAACAATGTACAAGTATTTAGAGGCGTGGTGAAACTGAGGCGAG GTCTAACTGCCAAAGTCATTGACCGCACAAAGACAATGGCTGATGTGTATGGTGCTTTCTATGATTTTTCTTGCATGCTAAAAACAAAG GTTGACAAGAACGATCCGAATGCCAGTATGACGCTAAACCGGCTTGAAGCAGTTCAGAAAGTCTGCAGAGACACTGGAGTCCTTCAGAAGAG AAAATCTTATATTAATGACAAAGGACAATCATACAATGTCTAT ATTGTAATGCTTGTGATTCTACTTGCCATAGTCTTTGCATATCTCAGAGCAAACTGA